A stretch of Verrucomicrobiota bacterium DNA encodes these proteins:
- a CDS encoding ABC transporter ATP-binding protein gives MQPTTEKPPALQLEAISRTYQSGQVDLTVLSDVQLNVPQGERLAIVGPSGSGKTTLLGLCAGLDLPTTGTTRLLGTDITGLNEDERATFRGENIGFVFQNFQLIPSLTALENVMAPLELRGLKDADSKARELLEQVGLNERLDHYPIQLSGGEQQRVALARAFINEPKILFADEPTGNLDGKNGEHIVDLLFGMNRDRGTTLVLVTHDPDLASHCDRTVRIQDGRIQSDTNN, from the coding sequence TGAGGCCATCTCCCGCACCTACCAATCCGGGCAGGTCGACCTCACCGTTCTCTCCGATGTTCAGCTCAATGTTCCTCAAGGCGAACGTCTTGCCATCGTTGGCCCATCCGGAAGCGGGAAGACGACCCTGCTCGGCCTCTGTGCCGGACTGGACCTGCCCACGACTGGAACGACCCGTTTGCTGGGAACCGACATTACCGGACTCAACGAGGACGAGCGGGCCACGTTTCGCGGGGAAAATATCGGGTTCGTTTTTCAAAACTTCCAACTCATTCCCAGCCTCACCGCTCTCGAGAACGTCATGGCGCCGCTCGAACTGCGCGGCCTCAAAGACGCCGATTCCAAAGCTCGAGAGCTCTTGGAGCAGGTTGGCCTCAATGAGCGACTGGACCACTATCCGATCCAGCTTTCCGGTGGAGAACAACAGCGCGTCGCGCTGGCCCGCGCCTTCATCAACGAGCCAAAAATTCTCTTCGCCGACGAGCCGACGGGCAACCTCGACGGCAAGAATGGCGAGCACATTGTCGATCTCCTTTTTGGTATGAACCGCGACCGCGGAACCACCCTCGTTCTCGTCACCCACGATCCTGATCTGGCGTCTCATTGTGATCGAACGGTCCGCATCCAGGACGGTCGCATCCAAAGCGACACCAACAACTGA